One Flagellimonas sp. CMM7 genomic region harbors:
- a CDS encoding helix-turn-helix domain-containing protein: MIKNDFRSDCPISSCLELFGDKWTLLITRDLLYYKERTFKDFTMAEEKISTARLTDRLKKMEGMELITKDKHPTNKKVYIYKLTQKGKALAPVIVEMILWGNEHLEDHISEESKQFAKKLKSDKDGILKDLQK, encoded by the coding sequence ATGATTAAAAATGATTTTCGTTCAGATTGCCCTATAAGTTCCTGTCTGGAATTATTTGGTGATAAATGGACTTTACTTATAACAAGAGATTTACTTTATTACAAAGAGCGTACATTCAAAGATTTTACAATGGCAGAAGAGAAAATATCTACAGCCAGGTTGACTGATCGCTTAAAGAAGATGGAGGGTATGGAACTCATCACTAAGGATAAACACCCAACAAATAAGAAAGTTTATATCTACAAACTAACGCAAAAAGGAAAAGCTTTAGCTCCTGTAATAGTAGAAATGATTTTATGGGGAAATGAACATCTTGAAGATCATATTTCTGAAGAATCCAAACAGTTTGCTAAAAAGTTAAAGAGTGATAAAGATGGTATCTTAAAAGACTTACAAAAGTAG
- a CDS encoding alpha/beta fold hydrolase, which yields MSVKSDYRYSGTRKISVSGIDYTYRITGEQSEIPLVLFNHLAGVLDNWDPRVINGLAENHMVVTFNNKGVGSSGGNTPKTLEEMGDDAIAFIKALGFNKIDMLGFSLGGAVAQHIILKEPNLIRKLILGGTGPKGGIGIKNIPKLCYRKQLKSFITFKDVLTYLFFTTTDNGKNEAKKFLKRLKERKENRDKAITLKSFQAQLKAIHKYGTDTPDDLSVITHPVLIANGEDDLMVPSVNSAHMHLQIPHSKLVLYKDAGHGGIFQYHEEFVPEALNFLNA from the coding sequence ATGAGTGTTAAAAGTGACTATCGCTATTCGGGAACAAGAAAAATATCTGTAAGCGGAATTGATTATACCTATAGAATTACTGGCGAGCAATCAGAAATCCCGTTAGTACTATTTAATCATCTAGCTGGGGTTTTGGACAATTGGGATCCAAGAGTAATTAATGGCCTAGCGGAAAATCATATGGTCGTTACCTTCAATAATAAAGGAGTCGGTTCCTCAGGAGGCAATACCCCAAAGACACTTGAAGAAATGGGTGATGATGCCATTGCTTTTATCAAGGCTCTTGGATTCAATAAAATTGACATGCTTGGTTTTTCTTTAGGAGGTGCCGTGGCTCAACACATAATACTAAAAGAACCGAATCTTATTAGAAAATTAATTCTCGGAGGTACTGGTCCGAAAGGTGGCATTGGAATTAAAAACATTCCAAAACTCTGTTATCGAAAGCAACTAAAGAGCTTTATTACCTTCAAAGATGTTTTGACATATCTTTTTTTCACTACCACAGATAATGGGAAGAACGAGGCCAAAAAGTTCTTGAAAAGATTAAAAGAACGCAAGGAAAATCGAGATAAGGCCATTACCCTTAAATCCTTTCAAGCTCAATTAAAAGCAATTCATAAATATGGTACAGATACGCCGGATGATTTATCGGTTATCACGCACCCTGTGCTCATTGCCAATGGAGAGGATGATTTAATGGTTCCTAGCGTTAATAGTGCGCATATGCACTTACAAATACCACATTCAAAGTTGGTATTGTATAAGGATGCGGGTCATGGTGGAATATTCCAATACCACGAGGAATTCGTGCCCGAAGCCTTGAATTTTTTGAATGCTTAA
- a CDS encoding enoyl-CoA hydratase/isomerase family protein — translation MIEYSNTNGIATIEINNPPQNRLVDDLLNQLDEALNDIMRRNDTRVVYLKATGDNFSFGGDILPWTSMTEEEINGLLAKTLKTTNTLENLPIPVISAIQGNCLGGGFELVLRTDVILAAKNAKFGHPEASIGLFTLLGGVQRVADRIGRTRAMQWALTCELIDADYAERIGLINEAVPEDILYKRAEEWVEKLVSTSTLAHADHKRLLRKWSDSGVEAADKLMPEIAGKIMLSNDAQGAIASAIHALKEGKARPKFPFKGK, via the coding sequence ATGATTGAATATTCGAACACCAATGGCATTGCTACTATAGAAATAAACAATCCACCGCAAAATCGTTTGGTGGACGATTTATTAAACCAACTTGATGAGGCGTTAAATGACATTATGAGACGAAACGACACGCGCGTAGTATATCTAAAAGCTACTGGTGATAATTTTAGTTTCGGTGGGGATATCCTTCCATGGACAAGCATGACAGAAGAAGAAATCAATGGCCTACTTGCTAAAACACTCAAAACCACAAACACTCTTGAAAATTTACCCATTCCAGTCATATCAGCAATACAAGGAAATTGTTTGGGTGGCGGTTTTGAACTTGTCCTTAGGACCGATGTAATCTTGGCTGCAAAGAATGCAAAGTTTGGACATCCAGAAGCATCCATAGGGCTTTTTACTTTGCTGGGAGGTGTTCAAAGAGTAGCAGATCGTATAGGGCGGACACGAGCCATGCAATGGGCATTAACCTGTGAATTAATCGATGCGGATTATGCCGAGAGAATTGGATTGATCAATGAAGCAGTACCTGAAGATATATTATATAAAAGAGCTGAAGAATGGGTAGAAAAACTTGTTTCCACTTCTACATTAGCTCATGCAGATCATAAAAGACTACTTCGTAAATGGTCTGATTCAGGCGTGGAAGCCGCTGATAAATTAATGCCAGAGATTGCAGGAAAAATAATGTTGAGCAATGATGCACAAGGAGCCATAGCCTCTGCAATTCATGCTTTAAAAGAAGGTAAAGCACGACCCAAATTTCCTTTTAAGGGCAAGTAA
- a CDS encoding alpha/beta hydrolase, whose translation MTKLKSEEFPPLVLPENVKQQKITVWSLGVALDADIYVPKNVAVNQKLPAIVASHGLGGDKHTAERYAAKFAASGMIVVCFTLNSWKGSQGMLIPAEEMPEFDENEEGYMKVKMVRELVDPIDWIQNMRSVVDYLEGEPNVDAERIGLWGSSYGGGIAAGLASTDERIKVLSLQVPMLFRPKGLFPIFKKRAIQVARGEAPGIPQGTDAFPFENTPNYGTPHYARMLQHRPEEYVKSIDIPTLIIDAANEEMFNTKENGEAAHKKLKEKGIETYYEILPDINHYGIYFDGFERGSQLALDWFLKHL comes from the coding sequence ATGACAAAATTAAAATCTGAAGAGTTTCCACCCTTAGTTTTACCTGAAAACGTTAAACAGCAAAAAATTACTGTTTGGAGTCTAGGTGTAGCTTTAGACGCGGATATATATGTACCAAAAAATGTTGCCGTTAACCAGAAATTACCTGCTATTGTTGCCTCTCATGGGTTAGGTGGAGATAAGCATACCGCAGAGCGGTACGCAGCAAAATTTGCTGCTTCGGGTATGATTGTGGTTTGTTTTACCCTTAACTCATGGAAAGGTTCGCAAGGAATGTTAATTCCAGCAGAAGAGATGCCCGAATTTGATGAAAATGAAGAGGGCTATATGAAAGTTAAAATGGTCCGAGAATTAGTTGATCCTATAGACTGGATTCAAAATATGCGTTCAGTTGTGGATTATCTTGAAGGTGAACCTAACGTTGATGCCGAAAGAATAGGGCTTTGGGGTTCTAGTTATGGCGGAGGCATTGCAGCAGGCCTTGCCTCAACGGACGAACGTATAAAAGTTCTTTCCCTGCAAGTACCAATGCTATTTAGGCCTAAGGGATTGTTCCCGATTTTCAAGAAGAGAGCTATACAAGTTGCGCGTGGAGAAGCACCGGGAATACCTCAAGGGACGGATGCATTCCCCTTTGAAAATACACCAAATTATGGAACTCCACATTACGCAAGAATGTTACAGCATAGACCAGAAGAATATGTTAAGAGTATCGACATTCCTACATTAATAATAGATGCTGCTAATGAAGAAATGTTTAATACCAAGGAAAACGGAGAGGCGGCTCACAAAAAGCTAAAGGAAAAAGGCATTGAGACATATTATGAGATATTACCAGATATCAATCATTATGGAATCTATTTCGATGGATTTGAAAGAGGAAGTCAATTGGCGCTGGATTGGTTTCTAAAACACCTTTAA
- a CDS encoding alpha/beta hydrolase fold domain-containing protein, whose protein sequence is MKMDSKMLHPEIRKVVLRTPRIPWHRKLLLPISKVMYNIGARTELGKGVVVSTEIINGVEIQIFSPEQLKPKGAVLWIFGGGHLAGKPEHLNGIATKVVNELCMEVIAPKYRLSPENPFPADLDDCFEAWNWLVGNSIRRGYNDNKLAIAGNSAGGGIAAALAQRILDSGGVQPQAQCLFYPMLDDRTAIDHSLDRINHFLWNNKANFMAWDAYLGNHHPGDVNIPKYAAAARRNSLKGLPPTWIGHCELDLFANEYATYAERLRNEGVVCQSYYVKGVPHAFELFIPKSEMAEKFESSALTFLKEYMK, encoded by the coding sequence ATGAAGATGGATTCCAAAATGTTACATCCAGAAATCCGTAAGGTTGTTCTTCGAACCCCTAGAATTCCATGGCACAGAAAATTGCTATTACCTATTTCAAAAGTGATGTATAATATAGGAGCCCGCACTGAATTGGGTAAAGGCGTGGTTGTTTCAACTGAAATTATTAACGGGGTTGAAATACAGATTTTCTCACCGGAGCAACTAAAGCCGAAAGGTGCGGTTTTGTGGATATTTGGAGGTGGCCATTTAGCTGGAAAACCAGAACATCTTAATGGAATCGCCACTAAAGTCGTCAACGAGTTATGCATGGAGGTAATAGCTCCAAAGTACCGACTTTCACCTGAAAATCCATTTCCAGCCGATTTAGATGATTGTTTCGAAGCTTGGAACTGGTTGGTTGGTAATTCAATAAGAAGAGGTTATAATGATAACAAACTTGCCATTGCAGGTAATAGTGCAGGTGGCGGAATAGCTGCAGCACTTGCACAAAGGATATTGGATTCTGGAGGCGTTCAACCTCAGGCCCAATGCTTATTCTATCCCATGCTGGATGATAGGACAGCAATAGATCACTCTTTGGACAGAATCAATCATTTCCTTTGGAATAACAAAGCAAATTTTATGGCATGGGATGCCTATTTAGGAAATCATCATCCTGGGGATGTAAACATACCGAAATATGCAGCCGCTGCAAGAAGAAATAGTCTAAAAGGGTTGCCTCCAACTTGGATAGGACATTGTGAGCTAGACTTATTTGCGAACGAATACGCAACATATGCCGAAAGATTGAGGAACGAAGGTGTGGTATGCCAAAGTTATTATGTGAAAGGAGTTCCCCATGCCTTTGAATTGTTCATTCCTAAAAGTGAAATGGCTGAAAAATTTGAATCCTCTGCTTTAACATTTTTAAAGGAATATATGAAGTGA
- a CDS encoding TolC family protein: MKKLLIIVIFIISSESIYSQKKIYNIGVLLDISTEEIQPIRDNLRKEIIAVVGEDATINFPPGSYLTNNYSLELAQRNYNQLLENEGIDIILAFGAINNIVISNQETYSKPTLLFGAVNIDLVDVNTNRENSGVENFTYLIQTVSYLQDLKKFKELTNFKKVGIVIEKEIAQVLPLKETFDHNLKELNASYKLIPYESIDDIGRNLNDVDAVYLAGGFFLNSKEVAELAQIFIENKLPSFTTTSKADVVNGLFATNQEDGQIDKLLRRIALSIESYVNGMSLSDLPVMLESNTRLTINYNTAEKVSVPIKYSLISSTDFVGDFVNSLSEKEYNLLTAIEQVLKKNLSLNSQEKKIALGQQDVKSANSNYLPNLSVSAGAFYVDPDLAAQSFGQNPEFSTSGNIGLNQIVFSEATNANISIQKKLLQAQIQNLNSAQLDAIFDVSNSYFNTLSSKANAQIQLRNLNLTKRNLQIAEENYAAGQSGKSDVLRFKSEMAQNTQALVEAVNQLDQGYVLLNQILNNPTETEIDIKDAELDKGVFQEYNYEELTEILDDPQLRETFTLFLIAEAKKNAPEIKSLEFSIEATERSERLYSNGRFLPTVSLQANYNRVFSRSGEGSSFVQPGFAQLDDYYNVGANVSIPIFNQNQNNINRQTAIIQKEQLTINKENFELNLSAAVRTNILSLLNQYSNIELSQVSEDAAADALDLTQTAYSNGSVTIIQLLDAQTNYLNAQLSRTTAVYNFLISALRLERALGYYFLLNSEEENTKFRQRFLEFRNNN, translated from the coding sequence ATGAAAAAACTATTAATAATTGTAATTTTTATAATATCCTCTGAGAGTATATATAGTCAAAAGAAAATATACAACATAGGTGTTCTTTTGGACATTAGCACTGAAGAAATTCAACCTATTAGGGATAATCTAAGAAAAGAAATAATTGCGGTAGTTGGGGAAGATGCCACTATCAACTTCCCTCCAGGCAGTTATTTAACTAACAACTATAGTTTAGAACTAGCCCAAAGAAATTATAATCAGTTACTTGAAAATGAGGGCATTGACATCATATTGGCCTTTGGAGCAATTAATAATATTGTTATAAGCAATCAGGAAACGTATTCAAAGCCTACCCTTCTTTTTGGCGCCGTTAACATTGATCTTGTAGATGTCAACACTAACAGGGAAAACTCAGGTGTAGAAAATTTTACTTACCTAATTCAGACAGTGTCATATTTACAAGACTTAAAAAAATTCAAGGAACTAACAAATTTCAAGAAAGTAGGCATTGTCATAGAAAAGGAAATAGCGCAAGTGCTTCCCTTGAAAGAAACTTTTGACCACAACTTAAAAGAATTAAATGCCTCGTACAAGTTGATTCCATATGAATCAATAGATGATATTGGGCGAAATCTAAATGATGTTGATGCCGTTTATTTAGCTGGCGGTTTTTTTTTAAACTCAAAAGAGGTAGCTGAACTTGCCCAGATATTTATTGAAAATAAGCTGCCTTCTTTTACTACCACAAGCAAGGCAGATGTTGTAAATGGTCTTTTTGCCACAAACCAAGAAGATGGCCAAATAGATAAACTATTAAGGAGAATAGCACTAAGTATTGAATCCTATGTAAACGGTATGTCATTGTCTGATTTACCGGTTATGTTAGAATCCAATACTAGACTGACAATAAATTATAATACTGCTGAAAAAGTTAGTGTCCCGATTAAATACAGTCTGATAAGTTCAACTGATTTTGTAGGTGACTTTGTGAATTCCCTTAGTGAAAAAGAATATAATCTTCTGACTGCTATTGAGCAGGTTTTAAAAAAGAACCTTTCGCTAAATTCTCAAGAAAAAAAAATAGCTCTTGGACAACAGGATGTTAAATCTGCAAATAGCAATTATTTGCCCAACCTTAGTGTATCGGCTGGAGCATTTTATGTAGACCCTGATTTAGCAGCCCAATCGTTCGGACAAAACCCAGAATTCTCTACCAGCGGAAACATCGGATTAAATCAAATTGTTTTTTCTGAAGCAACCAATGCTAATATTAGCATACAAAAAAAGCTTCTACAAGCACAGATACAGAATCTGAATTCAGCACAACTAGATGCTATTTTCGATGTCTCCAATTCATATTTTAATACACTTTCTTCTAAAGCAAATGCTCAAATCCAGTTAAGAAACCTTAATCTCACCAAAAGAAATCTTCAAATAGCAGAAGAAAACTATGCAGCAGGTCAATCTGGTAAATCTGATGTATTGCGCTTTAAAAGTGAAATGGCACAAAACACTCAGGCTTTAGTAGAAGCTGTAAACCAATTGGACCAGGGATATGTGCTATTAAATCAAATTTTAAATAACCCAACCGAAACGGAAATTGATATTAAAGATGCAGAGCTGGACAAAGGAGTATTTCAAGAGTACAATTATGAGGAGTTAACAGAAATATTAGATGACCCCCAATTACGAGAGACATTTACCTTGTTCTTGATAGCAGAGGCCAAAAAAAATGCACCTGAGATAAAATCTCTTGAATTTAGCATAGAAGCCACGGAACGCTCTGAAAGACTATATAGCAACGGAAGGTTTTTGCCTACGGTATCGCTACAAGCAAATTACAATAGGGTTTTTAGCAGAAGCGGTGAAGGTAGTTCATTTGTGCAACCAGGTTTTGCCCAATTAGATGATTATTATAATGTTGGGGCTAATGTATCCATTCCTATTTTCAATCAAAATCAAAATAATATAAATAGGCAAACTGCCATTATTCAAAAAGAACAGCTCACCATAAATAAGGAAAACTTTGAGTTGAACTTGTCTGCAGCCGTAAGGACTAATATACTTAGCCTTCTTAACCAATATTCTAATATTGAGCTTTCACAAGTTTCAGAAGACGCAGCTGCCGATGCTCTTGACCTTACCCAAACAGCATATTCAAATGGTTCTGTAACCATAATTCAACTGCTAGATGCGCAGACCAATTATTTGAATGCTCAGCTTTCTAGAACAACTGCTGTATATAATTTTTTAATAAGTGCACTTCGATTGGAACGCGCACTGGGATATTACTTCCTTTTAAATAGTGAAGAGGAGAATACTAAGTTCAGACAACGATTCCTAGAATTCAGAAATAACAACTAA
- a CDS encoding efflux RND transporter periplasmic adaptor subunit, which translates to MKNHIALMLIIITGGLSTSCSEEKKKEEVFLRPVKYQEVGYLGGDKIRTYSGTAETDKIINLSFRNTGIITEFDIRLGQKVEKGQQLARLDNVQSRLSYEQAITQLNSAESQMNTAKLNLNRVRVLYEKGSTSLSDFESAKNAFKTAQESYNSAKRGVEIQKEQVQYGYIFVPEDGVISAIYSEIDENVNPGQTIATLNSGTDMEIVLGIPESSINGVRESMEVSVDFSSLPNLQFKARVTEVSPAVDVNTATYPVRVTVINPSKEIKSGMAANVAFNFEEVKNTDNKILVVPTNAVGEDSNGRFVYLIEENSGEAIIKKQPITIGDLDNEGFQVKSGLSYGQKIATAGLQTLLDGQKVKL; encoded by the coding sequence ATGAAAAATCATATTGCTCTGATGTTAATAATAATTACAGGAGGTTTGTCGACTTCTTGTTCTGAAGAGAAAAAGAAAGAAGAAGTTTTTCTAAGACCAGTTAAATACCAAGAAGTTGGTTATTTGGGAGGTGATAAAATAAGAACATATAGCGGTACAGCTGAGACGGACAAGATTATAAACCTGAGTTTTCGAAATACAGGAATTATTACAGAGTTCGACATTAGATTAGGTCAAAAGGTCGAAAAAGGACAACAATTAGCAAGATTGGACAATGTACAATCCAGATTGTCCTATGAACAGGCCATTACACAGCTAAACAGTGCCGAGTCCCAAATGAACACTGCAAAGCTCAATTTAAATCGAGTAAGAGTCTTATATGAAAAGGGCAGTACTTCTCTAAGCGATTTCGAATCTGCCAAAAATGCCTTTAAAACAGCACAGGAAAGCTATAATTCAGCAAAGAGAGGTGTAGAAATACAAAAAGAACAGGTACAATATGGGTACATTTTCGTACCAGAAGATGGTGTTATTTCAGCAATCTATTCAGAGATCGATGAAAATGTAAACCCTGGTCAAACGATTGCAACCCTAAATTCTGGTACTGACATGGAGATTGTTCTGGGAATACCTGAAAGCTCTATTAATGGTGTTAGAGAGTCTATGGAAGTAAGTGTGGATTTTTCTTCCTTGCCTAATTTACAATTTAAGGCAAGGGTCACCGAGGTTTCACCGGCCGTAGACGTTAATACCGCTACTTATCCCGTTCGTGTAACAGTAATTAATCCAAGTAAGGAAATCAAGAGTGGTATGGCAGCTAATGTTGCATTCAATTTTGAAGAAGTTAAAAATACAGATAACAAAATTTTAGTGGTGCCTACCAATGCAGTAGGTGAAGATAGTAATGGAAGGTTTGTGTATTTAATTGAAGAGAATTCAGGAGAGGCTATTATAAAAAAGCAACCCATTACTATTGGTGATTTAGACAATGAAGGGTTTCAAGTGAAAAGTGGATTGTCTTATGGTCAAAAAATAGCTACTGCTGGATTACAGACTTTACTCGATGGACAAAAGGTGAAATTATAA
- a CDS encoding efflux RND transporter permease subunit, translating to MNLAKFSIDKNRITFMVLVTILVLGVIMYFSLSRDSMPPYTVRVANVVSVFPGASPERVEQLVTDKIEKKAQELPELDEIKSTSRTGLSVVSVTLKDEVTPEQLQAVWDRLRRKLNVIEGLPDGVLPRLDDDGIGDVYGIVVGLTSDGFSYKEMKEYADDIKDEFIKLPDAAKVELGGVQDERVFVEFDNARLKEYGLSASRLQQFISSTNILNSGGQINIGEERIILEPTGNFDSIEDIKEMFIAVGNGTQLIKLGDITTIRKGYIDPPTQIVKVNGKDAVTLHINLKENKNVVALGQEVDRLIAKWQERLPVGLELQRVSSIDEYIDFKINDFMINLLQSISIVLIVMLIFLGVRTGVIIAALVPIVTIATLMVMGVLNLGLNQVTLAALIMALGMLVDNAIVVAETIMVKLEQGIAKKEAAIQAFSELWMPLLISTLTTSAAFLAFYLSPTTMGDIVGPIFVVISIALASSWLIALTVITMFCYLFFKVVPKQEKKESIIDKTINTMKYNYKRIILIALRHKVKVIIGIFAALIISLYGFGSIPFIFFPDSDRNLFTIDVNLPEGTKIESTESVIAQIEDYIIDSLKVNQQRNAGILGWSSFIGEGPESYDLGYTPDEPNSNYGHMLITTSSFTQNNGLIAKLDAYTFNNFPNADIKVYPLPAGEGGAPIEIKVSGNDPDVLSSLAEKIKIKLSSIQGTKNVKDDWGPKSKKFLIKIDQNRAQRAGVTSQDIAASLLTVLDGFETGSYREQDKSIPIVMRSDANQQQTLASLETLNIYTQASGKSIPLLQVASIIPSWQYAKIKRLDIIRTVNISCELREGANANAVTLEITPWMEEQVKTWEEGYTYKFGGDAERTADNMGSVIGYLPVSGFIIILLLIIQFNSVRKMAMVVLTIPLAIIGVVIGLLIFQEPFGFMPFLGVISLAGIVINNAIVLVDRMEVEQNDLGRSEHDSVITACLQRFRPILLATFTTVLGLIPLYISGGEMWEGMAVSIMIGLLFGTVITLIFIPSFYSILFKLNYSGYVFNDDLLEE from the coding sequence ATGAATCTAGCGAAATTTTCAATCGACAAAAATAGAATCACATTCATGGTTTTAGTGACCATACTCGTTTTAGGTGTAATCATGTATTTCAGTCTTTCAAGAGATAGTATGCCACCTTATACAGTAAGAGTAGCAAATGTTGTTAGTGTATTCCCAGGTGCCAGTCCAGAACGAGTTGAGCAATTGGTTACAGATAAGATTGAAAAAAAAGCGCAAGAATTACCGGAATTGGACGAAATTAAAAGTACTTCAAGAACAGGTTTGTCTGTGGTTTCTGTGACATTGAAAGATGAAGTAACTCCTGAGCAATTACAAGCTGTTTGGGATCGTCTGCGGAGAAAGTTAAACGTAATTGAAGGTTTGCCAGACGGTGTTCTTCCCAGATTGGACGATGATGGTATAGGCGATGTTTATGGTATTGTCGTAGGGTTGACCTCCGATGGTTTTTCATATAAGGAGATGAAAGAATATGCCGACGATATTAAAGACGAATTTATTAAACTCCCAGATGCCGCAAAGGTAGAATTAGGAGGTGTACAGGACGAACGTGTTTTTGTTGAGTTTGATAACGCAAGATTAAAGGAATACGGTTTGTCAGCTTCTCGATTGCAACAATTCATATCATCAACCAACATATTAAATTCAGGAGGACAAATCAACATTGGTGAGGAAAGAATCATTTTAGAACCAACTGGAAATTTTGATTCTATTGAAGATATCAAGGAAATGTTTATTGCAGTTGGCAACGGTACTCAACTTATCAAATTAGGAGATATTACCACTATTCGTAAAGGATATATAGACCCGCCAACTCAAATAGTGAAAGTCAATGGAAAAGATGCTGTTACATTACATATTAACCTTAAAGAGAATAAGAATGTTGTTGCATTAGGCCAGGAAGTCGATAGACTGATTGCAAAATGGCAGGAACGTTTACCCGTTGGTCTGGAATTGCAACGTGTTTCTTCTATTGATGAATATATTGATTTTAAGATTAATGATTTTATGATCAATTTACTGCAATCAATCAGTATTGTATTGATTGTAATGCTAATTTTTTTAGGAGTTCGAACTGGAGTCATTATCGCAGCATTAGTTCCTATTGTGACTATTGCCACACTTATGGTTATGGGGGTTCTCAATTTGGGCCTTAATCAAGTAACCTTAGCGGCCTTGATTATGGCATTGGGCATGCTCGTGGACAATGCTATCGTAGTTGCTGAAACCATTATGGTGAAATTGGAGCAGGGAATTGCTAAAAAAGAGGCGGCCATTCAAGCATTTTCTGAACTATGGATGCCTTTACTTATTTCCACATTAACAACTTCAGCAGCTTTCCTTGCATTTTATCTGTCTCCGACCACAATGGGAGATATTGTGGGGCCCATATTTGTGGTCATAAGTATTGCACTTGCATCTTCGTGGTTAATAGCCTTGACCGTAATAACCATGTTTTGCTATCTGTTTTTTAAAGTGGTTCCAAAGCAAGAAAAAAAGGAGAGCATTATAGATAAGACTATCAATACTATGAAATATAATTATAAACGAATCATTTTAATTGCATTAAGGCATAAGGTAAAAGTTATTATCGGAATCTTTGCCGCCTTGATTATCTCCTTATATGGTTTTGGCTCTATACCTTTTATATTTTTCCCAGACAGTGATCGTAATCTCTTCACTATTGATGTGAATTTGCCAGAAGGAACAAAAATTGAGAGTACCGAATCAGTAATAGCCCAAATCGAAGATTACATTATAGATTCCTTAAAAGTAAATCAACAACGAAATGCAGGTATATTGGGCTGGTCATCTTTTATAGGTGAAGGTCCAGAATCTTATGATTTGGGATATACACCAGATGAGCCAAATTCCAACTATGGTCATATGCTCATTACTACTTCTTCATTTACGCAAAACAATGGCCTAATCGCAAAACTTGATGCCTACACCTTTAACAATTTTCCAAATGCAGATATTAAAGTTTATCCATTACCCGCAGGAGAAGGAGGTGCTCCGATTGAGATTAAAGTATCGGGGAATGACCCAGATGTTCTGTCATCCCTAGCTGAAAAGATAAAAATAAAATTGTCAAGTATTCAAGGAACTAAGAACGTGAAGGATGACTGGGGCCCAAAAAGCAAAAAATTCTTGATAAAGATTGATCAAAATAGAGCGCAGAGAGCTGGAGTCACTAGTCAGGATATTGCAGCATCTTTACTTACTGTCCTTGATGGCTTTGAAACTGGAAGTTATAGAGAGCAGGACAAGTCCATACCCATTGTGATGAGAAGTGATGCCAATCAGCAACAAACACTTGCTTCTCTCGAAACTTTAAATATTTATACCCAAGCTTCAGGTAAAAGCATTCCGTTGTTACAAGTTGCATCTATTATTCCATCATGGCAATATGCAAAAATTAAAAGGTTGGATATTATTAGAACGGTTAATATTAGCTGCGAATTACGAGAAGGGGCTAATGCTAACGCAGTAACACTGGAAATAACACCTTGGATGGAAGAGCAAGTGAAAACTTGGGAAGAAGGTTATACTTATAAGTTTGGGGGAGATGCCGAACGAACCGCAGATAATATGGGATCTGTCATCGGATATCTACCTGTTTCAGGTTTCATAATCATTTTATTACTGATTATACAATTTAACTCCGTGAGAAAAATGGCAATGGTGGTTTTAACAATACCTCTGGCCATTATAGGAGTGGTTATTGGTTTATTGATATTTCAAGAGCCCTTTGGTTTCATGCCTTTTTTGGGAGTTATTTCTTTGGCTGGAATAGTCATCAACAATGCTATTGTTCTAGTAGACCGGATGGAAGTGGAACAAAATGACCTGGGGAGAAGTGAACATGATTCAGTAATTACGGCTTGTTTGCAGCGATTTAGACCAATTCTATTGGCGACTTTCACTACTGTATTAGGCCTCATTCCTTTGTACATAAGTGGCGGAGAAATGTGGGAAGGTATGGCCGTGAGTATAATGATCGGACTGCTTTTTGGGACAGTAATAACATTAATATTCATTCCATCTTTTTATAGCATTCTCTTTAAACTGAACTATAGTGGGTATGTTTTTAATGATGATTTATTAGAAGAATAA